CAGATCATGCGCCAGCGCCAGCATCGCCTCGGCGCCCGCCGGCTCGTTGCCATGCTGCTGGCCGACGAACCAGACGATCGGCCGCCCCAGCGCCTTCAGGGCGGCGGGGTCCTTGAGCCCTTCCTTCGAGAAGACCAGATAGGGCAGGTCCCGGCCCTGCTGCGACTTGCCGAGCGAGCCGAGCACGACCTTCCCGGGCGCCTTGCCGGCGAGATCGGTGACGAAGGCTTCGAGTTCGGCCTGCGTCGTCAGGCCGGGCGTTCCGCGTGTCAGCGCCGGGGTCGCGAGCGGTATCGGCACCGGCTTGTAGCGCGCCAACACCGCCTCGCTCTGCTTGTAATCGGCGACGCGCCCCTCGTCCTGCGCCAGCGCGGGGCCCGCAGCGACGCAAAACGCCAGGGTGAACATGCGCCATATCGTCATCATCGCCGCCTCCGACAGAAAGACGCGTTCCCGCCCTGCCCGTCAGGGACTATGAGACTGCCTCGGAACCCGAGCAAGCAACCGCAGAGAAACCCGCATGCCGACCATGGCCAACCGGATTGCCGGCAAGCTCACCACGCAGCTCACGCCCGAGCATCTCAAGGTGATCGACGAATCCCACCAGCATCACGGCCATGCCGGCTGGCGCGAGGGTGGCGAGACGCATTTCCGCGTCGAGATCGTCTCGCCCGCCTTCGCCGGCAAGAGCCGGCTCGAACGCCATCGCCTGG
This genomic interval from Bosea sp. 29B contains the following:
- a CDS encoding BolA family protein, with protein sequence MPTMANRIAGKLTTQLTPEHLKVIDESHQHHGHAGWREGGETHFRVEIVSPAFAGKSRLERHRLVNAALSEELAGGVHALAIAARAPGEA